In Pleuronectes platessa chromosome 8, fPlePla1.1, whole genome shotgun sequence, the genomic stretch AGACTGCACTGGTGTACAGATCAAGCTGGTGGCCTCTCATTGTCAAGTGTTTCCTTCACAAGCTGAATGAAAAACATCACCCAGGCTCCGTTTGAAGGAGCCTGGGTGAGGAGTGACTGTGTCTCTTCATTGTGGTTGCACTGAAAAACCTTTGATGTGTTCAATGATTAAAACGGATCACCTTGCCTCTTCTCTCTGATGCCTGATATAACCAGTGTATAATACAGTAGTTAATAAGCTGCTTTAACTACCCTATAAAGCTACAGCATGCCCATATGTACACTGTGGTTCAGTAAATTGAAAGTTTGACATGTTCTCTCCACCAAAAATGAGCtaatgaaatgatgatgaacGAACAGAATTGAACTCAACTGCAAATTTATAACATGGAGCTACAGCTAAATCAGTCTTGTACGACAGCCCGGCTGGAAATCCTCCACTAATTGCTAAACATGTATACTTAATCCAGTCATTGACTTTTCAGAAAACATGGGACTGAAACtggaaaaaacatgcaaatatttTGCACTTACTGGGTTTGTTGAATTATACGTCTTTATAGTCATACAAGTGAGAGCAGACTCATCTCTTCCCTATAAAAGGCATACAGTTCAACAGCACCACAAACGACAACCTACAACAAGTTCACTAAGTTTAACCGACATGTCAAACTATTTAGCCAAAAACTGACCACAAACTATAACAACCAGGGCTGTCGTATTAGATTGGATTATTGCTGTACCTTATAAACCGAGTTGTAAGTTTGTAGTAGAAATATTATGAGACCTAAAACATTGCAGAAAATGCATCTCACAGTGGTTTCAGAGCCGCCTGCCACTGACACAATACTTCTAGTTAAAATTTCCATTTACACTTCATCCTGTGTGACTTTATTAGCAACACTTCACCAAAAcgcataataaatacaaaaactattttgGCTCCGCTGGCAAATGAGCCACTTGTGTTATTAGCATTGTCTTTTTACATCATGTGGTTTTAAAACAACATGTTTTTACAGACTGTCTCGTCTGTAAAAGCTCATGCCTTCAAATGTTATAGTGCTACGGTGTTCAGATAAATATTCAAGCAAGGAGTGCATGTTTATGCCGCTAGCCCTTTTCCTTCTTTGCTCGTCTTAGCTCTGCCCAGCCATGAAATGTGTTTCTATAAGCATCATCCTTcacaaatttaacatttaaactaaCATGCTCTATAAAACTGAAGAATCTGCTTCATATTCAGGCCAGATattcataaaatataacaattatattatttacattatCATCTGAGCCTAATCAGAAAAATTAAGTCatattttgaaatgtgaaaGTGCTGAAAATCCTCCAAACTAATAAAATACTCATTACAGTAGCAAGCTTTTCGATCACAAATGTGTCGAGGCTCATAAAGGAAAGGCATGAAGACAGTGGAGGTGTTGTGTGTCTCACTGGGACTTAATAAATTTCAGATTGACTAAAACTTCCAGACTGCTTCTTTGGCACCGAATGCTGCACAATGAAATGTTTAGTGATACTACGTATatgcacacatactcacacatgtATGAGGAACTCAATTGTACGATCAGTTATTTTTCAATTCCCTTTACGCCCACGTGTAGATAGGACAGAGGGAATTTTACCTCACCTCAGTATCAGTCATGTTTCCTCATTTACAGTAGAGCTACCTCAAAACTGTCCAAGCTGCATGAAGGAGTCAAGCAAACCCTCACAATTCAGGTACGATGGTTCGGAAGGGAATGATGAAAGTAATTCAAAAGTCTGAAATATTTTGTTATGCATTTCTTTAAGGTCCTCTTTTTTCCAGCTTTCCAATGTCACATCAAGCCTTCCTCCACTCTTGGTGCAGTTTTAAACTGATGATCTTTGGATGAAATATGATTGTATCCATCTGAGGTGACCAGTATCAAACTTTTCTTTGGTGGGTCAGCTgatggagggaaggatggaGTGACGATGAATGAACTGATGATTGGCAGTAACACAGAGGTCCTGCTTTAGTGTGAggacgatgaggaggatgagaacAACCACAGCACAGACGGCACCAATAACCATCATCCtctacagagagagacacaaagagagagcagCGTTTAGCGAGGAGCAGCATGGAATCTGAAACTTGCCCACAGACGAAACACCAGCTTAAAACGGTGTGTGACTAACCCACTGTCAGAActgctttgtttgtttagcAGGAACCAGAGGCAAGAGATGCAGAATGGGataaaaaaaaccacacacacccaATAACTTCaaaggcacacaaacacaccttaaTTAAACCCTCTGGatacagaggaaaaacacacagacaccttcAGGGAGCCGGAGATAAAGAACCTGCAAACCCTTTTCCAAAGTCTTCCtcatacccacacacacccaacaTGGCACTGCAGGAGTTATCTGCTGCAGAGTTACTCACCCTTAGCTCTCCTCTTACTCAGGTATCATCAGCTTTACTTCAGTCCCACTGACAACCCGATAATGAGAGCTAGTACAGCCAGCAAGATCGCCACAACCACCGCTATTATGATCATTTTCTGTTGGGAACAACCAACACAGCACCATCAGGATCATTCTCAGTGttgaaacaacattaattaTACTCTATATACCTATCTGTGATCCTTACTGTAACTATTGCTGTACACTATAAAGTATTAAAACACGTTTTGTGAGGGAAAAAGGGTTTTATCAAGCTTCATTTATTCTCTTTGTTGCTTGGTAACCACCCAAACACTGCGCTTCAATGAAGTCTGATAAACCAGTTTTCACTTGGCACAACAATGTTGACTTTATGGTAATGTCACAGTTCAACAGTTATTTTCCCACATACTGAAGCAGAGAGAACAGCGAACACACTgcgaaacaaacaaaagaataaGAACAAGGAGAATAAGGCAGACGTCTTGAGCAAACTGTAAACAGAGACAAAGTTAGGGTTAAAGCTGAAGAGAAAGAACTGGGAGAAAAATAGTTAAATGTAGAACATGTATgtaagtgtgtgagtttgtgtgtgtgtggaccaagaggacaggagaggtgggggggatCATCACACGTAACAAGGTGAAGATCGGGGTCTCGATGGAGATGGGATGGTCGTCATGTCGCTAGGCAGGTTTCCCAAAAGCAATCTTTGATTAAAGCTGTTTACACTTTTAATTGCAATTATATTGGAGTATCAACTATACAGGAGAAAAAGGGCTTGTGCAACAAAGATTCTACCAGAAACATGTGCTTCATTGGCCGACATGCAAGGAACACCTGAATATTATGAATTGTTATGTAAGATAAAACTTGAATCTGACTCAGTCTTAGTCCTGTGGCGTCTATTTCATTTCTCATCCCCTGTATTTAAATTTGTAGATCAGTGATTTCAGGATCATCGACATTCTTCtttaaaaccataaaaacaAAGCTTTGACGGTTGCTTTTGGGAAACCGGACTGCTGTTCTGGACCGTAGTCACTCACACGGCGAGCCTCTTGCTGAAACTTTGCTGCTTTCTTAGTGTCGGCTACAGCCCTTTCCACAAAGCCCACTGATTGGTCCATGTTGCTCTCAATCCTTTCAATCATTCCACCCTAACGTGGGTCGCGGGGACGAGAGGTTACGAAAAgtacaagaaaataaatatgacaagtgagacagaggaagaaaaagaaaagaaaagcacaacGAATGCAACAGTTGCGCACCATTGGTATTGTGGGTGCAGGGTGAGGGAGTGAGAACTGTCCACACAAGCTGTGTCAAACAGTGTAAAAAGTGTTAGTGTGTAGAGAAAGTAAGcagaaaaaaacaggaagaggCCAGAGCAAGCTGGAGCATCATTTGGCTGAATCACATTACCTTGCGAGCTTTGGTCTGGTACCTTACAGCTTTTTTGGTCTGCTCCTTAGCGACTGTTATGTGGTCCTGTGACTTGGATACATTCTGCTCTATGTTGTCTACTATGTCaccctgaaaaacacacaacacaaacagtaaGATACAGAGCAACAACTCAACCAGTAGAACACAAGTAGTAGAgttgtttaaaaacacatttttcataaGTTCGAGGTTCATTGAAGAATTTTGGATTGtccttaatctttttttttattattatattgtgaaaaacactaTTGATATTCACACAGTTTccattctttaacattgtgagatatgtTTTAAAAATCTTCACAATCTCCCTAGGAAATATTTCTTGAATCTTGTTGAGaaaaatctggcacatttagggaactcaCATCTCGGAGTTTATCTAATCTTGAATTAATGTACTGTCGGGCCTTTTAGTTCAGTTTGAATAATGACTCCAGTTTTGTTTTAGCTTTTAATGCACGGGTAAATGTCACAGCCAAGTATTCAGAGTGATAATATTGCTCAGTTTCTTTGGAACAAACTTCTTCCAGCAATAAACTTAAAATACAGAATGGTGAAGGTCAAGAGTTGGTTGAGACAGTTTCTCTTGCTGAGAAAACAAGAGTCCAGAAAACCCACCCAACACAAACAGTGCAGTGTTCCTTACCTCAAACAAGCTTTTCCCTCAGAAAGCATGGTGTAAGCAGCAAGAGATATGTTGTTATACTCAtgtacacataaaaacacacagttactGACACGTGTTTATTCTGATGGTAGTGCAAAGTCTGCTCTGTTCTACAATGATGCAGAATTCATACATCTTACTAAAAGCTTTAAAGTGGATTCCATCAGTGTTGGgtgatgagatggaggaggcagtggaaaGAGACAGTAAAGAGATGTATAAGAAATGCATGGAGCtggaaaagaggaaacagagacagacgcAGGTTGATGGTCAGACCACAGAAGTGAtgagaagagaaacaaacaggaagaaaaataGTTGAAGACAGTCTGGATTAAACAGAGCTGCAGATAAGAGTCCGGGATCGATGCAAGGAGTGAATAAACGAATGGATTAGGTGTTAGGTTACTGAGGTAACTGATGGGCAGACAATATGATGGGCTGATCAAACGAGTGGAGGAGTGTACCTGGCTCTCCACCAACATGGCAATGTCTACAAACATATCGTGCAGTTCCTTGATGCTGCTTTCCAGACGCACGATGTCTTTGTGTCTGGATTCGATCTCACTCAGGGCTTGTTTAGATATCCCAGAATCCACAATCTGTGGAGAAGAGAGAATATCAAAATCCTATCCTTTTCAATTCACTATAGGGACCATACATTAGTTTTTCTACTAAACCTTTTTATGTTTAACAGAATAAATCTTCCTAAATACGAATCCTAATACAAAGGGACTGTAAGAACCTTACCAAGGTAAAATTACACCAGTTCAATtctttcagttgtttttcttttatgaatTCAGTGTCACTACACTTGCTGACTTATAAAGAAGCAAAGTTGGTCAATTTAGAATTTTGGTTTTAGGACTGTAGTAAGAAAACATGGTAATATAAAGGACTGATACTATTTCATCCCAATCTTTCTCTATTCTCCCTTTCTATTTGCATTCATGGTCACATTGGCTGAGGCACGTTTTTTAAAGCCTTTAGCTGCTATCAGATCGGAGAATGTCAAACTACATTGTGTGTCCTTGTGAAAGAAATTCTTCTCAGGTTGTACTGGAAACAACCTTGTGCACAGAGAAGCTTTCTCACTATTTGAAATGTACTTTGCTCTCTTTTTACCAGCGGTTTCAtgcagctgaaacaaaacaacaaaacactcTCTGTCATGATGTGTCATCATATTCTTGCAAACCATGTTTGAGCATTTGTTCATACAGCCCACTTCAAAATACGCCGCATTCTTGCCTGAAAAGTTAATGATCCTCGTCTCCttctatttgtttttgtttttgagaaCACCACTTGGCTGTTATATCTTTGAATGAGGGTCAGAGGGCTCAATAAGGCCCAAAGGAGCAAACTGACTTTGAGCCCAATAGGTTCAAGCACAGCTAATCTTTAACCTGTTGATACAGGccttttgagtttttcctgAGCCACTGACAACTTGACCGTATGACCAGTGTCAACAACAAAGTGGATATTAAAAGCACACAGTCTTACCCCTGCAGTGAAGACAGCAGAATTCCCACTCTCCAGCATCTCATCCAGCTCGTCATCCGTGGTTTGCTTTCCAGCTAGAAAGGAGAAATGAAATGTGAAGGGTAAATGACAAAGAATACAGTAGGACCATCATGTGACTTTAATGCTGTGTATGTGGGAAACACTCACTGATCTCTAGCTGCCTCTTAATCCGTCCTTTACTCCTCTCCCTGAAGTCCACCTGGGCTTCATTATACTTTGTCATTACCTCCACAAACTTCCTTGACAGCACTGCATGCTGGGAGACAACAGAGAAAATATAATATAGCGTAGCAGTAAGTAAAATATTAAACCTGGGGGGACAACAATTATGTGGAACCAACTGAAAGTTAAGGTGCGCATCATTTACCTGTGATTTACGTATCCGCATGTCAGCTGAgaccctctcctgctcctccgacTCCAGATTCCTCTCGATGGCTGGAAACAAACCAATATACTAATTTATGATCAAGCATTACACAGCACATGTTCTAACTTCACATTTCAATTCACTGTTTCACATTATATCggaaaaaaacatcaaccattattctgagatgtgtgtgtgtggtgtgtgtgtgaagcagactCACTTTTGAGTTTGTTTCTTGCATTGTTGGCCATCTTCTTAATGTCATTAGTGATTGCCTCCAGTTCATCCTGTGTTTCTGAAAAGGAAAAGATACAAGTCAGCGTATTCAGTTAGGATTCTCTGACATTTTCAAATCAGTTAATGACATATCTATATAATATTTCTTTAAGTTATCAATTCAAGTAATCCATTAAGGTTTAATGATGGGGTACCAGAATATTTCTGAGTTTTTCTTAGCAAAAGTAGGACAGAATTCAATTTGGGACACAAACAATTAAATGCAGCttgtaaatgaaaaacattactAAGGGTGAAGGTCTGGGAAGGAAACCATCCTTAATGGGACCCTAAGTGactacatttttaataaatgttcgGCTGTAAAGGATGAGATATCTTACTCTGCTCTGAAGTGGGAGCAGAAAGGATGACAGAGAAGAGCTTTTTGACTTCAGCCACGTTGTCATCGATTTTATCAATACTGTTCCTAATGTCCTCGATCTGAAACACAAAAGTTGAATTTAGAAAATTACACAACATATGCCAATTACTAAACAACAGCAACTTGTCCCCTTTAATGCAGTGACAGTAAGAGTCACCTGAGAGAAGAACTCGTCCATGAAGGCTGCGTTGTCCACAGCAATCTCCACGTCTTCGTCATCTTGATCACAAGTctaagagaagaaaaaggaagagaCTGCATCACACTTATACCACTACATCCAGCTGGACACGGAGAGCGTGTGAAGGGTATTTCTCTGAAACGCACAGGATAAATAAAAAGCGTGTCATCAACGCCTCGGGATTAAAGGTTTACCCTGATGTTCATTGTGGTCACCAGGGTAAAAACAGAAAACCTGACAGATGTGTTTCTGTAGAGCAATTTAtgactatttctttttttttatcttcaatttgttttactgtttctATGTCCCATCTCTGTTCATTAAATTGCCTTATGATTCTGTTATATCTTGTCTGaatgtatttctgttttatgtCAACTTGTACTCCCTTGTTATTGAAAGCTGCTACACCAACAGCTCAGAACAAACTAGATAAAATATAAGTAAGTACACAAAAATCTATGACCACCTACTCAATAGTCCCAAAAAAGTATTctctaaataaatcaacattcctatgatcatCCCAACACAAAGTCTGAATTTTTATAGccaatacaaacattttaaatgaaaaatgatgtTCAAATATACTGTATTAATATCAACTTTCAATTCCACAATTTCTGTCTAAATATACCAAGTGTTTTCCAGATGAGATTTTCTAATCAGGGAAGGAAGCCTACACTGAGCAGCATTTAGACAAGGAGCCACCACAGAAGGCCATTCTAATGTAATGCTTCCTGGTTTTCGCAGCTCTTTACGAATACGTCAACCTTAAACATTGGACTGATCCGAATCAGCCAACACTAAATTCATCAGAGAGCTTCCCTCTGCTGAAGTCATAAAAGCATCACAGGGCACAGTGGGTACACACAGAGCTCAGCCCGGCTGGGGAATATTTACATGGTGAGGGACGAGGGCCAGGCTCCAGGAACTCAACCTGTTTTCAACTGACTTCAAGAAACCACAGCTCAGTTGCAGTGTAAACAGACATCATCGGGCCGTGCTGTGACGGAGTTAGAGGGTGGGGAGTAGGAAGTAAAGCTTCATGTGTTCCTTCCCGTTTGATTACTTATGCATTTAAAGTCAAACATGTGTACACTAAACACCCGATTAGCTTGGGCTTTGCCACTACACCCTTAACACTCGTGTTTCTGTCTAGCATGGAAGACACTCGGTGGTGTCCCTCCTTTTAATCAGTACAAAGCATTCAACATGTTAAACCAACCTGTGAACTTCTCCACGCTCTCATATCACCTGACTTAGTTTCCATCTCTAAACTGGAAATCTCAGTACAACACTTCAAAATATGGTTTAAGTCGCAGCATTCCTGTTTCTCACTGGGTTACACAATGCACAGtacaatgtttttaaattaacttGTTGAATCACTGTTGGTCGGCTGACGATTACTGGGCATTGATTTAGGGCTGCAATGACTACTCTATCAAATGATTGTTtagtttataaaatataaactaaGTAGAGCACATTCCtacaccaaggccaaacagtcccctgaAATTAAATTAAGCTGCACTAAATTGCACACATTTAAAGATAATACTTCCCTATACATGCCTGATTACTTTCTTTAAGAATTATTCAACGCTAaacaaagaggggggggggggggggatcatggTGCTGTGACCTGCTTCGGACATGCACCAAAATGTATTGAGTTCTATCATGGGTCAttccccacccctccacaaaatgtcatggaaattggTAGAGTAGTTCTTGTGTATTCCTGCTTACTAATAAAGGCAGACGAAATATTTTACTTCGTGGTGATTACATCAAGGCTACATCAATGTTTCCAGTTAGCTTAGGACTTACAGTCTAATCCTGTAAGATATTCAATTTACtgtaacatgtaaaaaaaataaagtgtccTATTTATGAAGCTGTAACTATAttttatgaagaaaaaaacgtGTTTAAACAAAACTGCCAAACATTCGATAGCTCCAGCTTCTCAAATATAAGCTTTTCTATTTGATAGGACAGTTTTTtcagtcaaataaaacaatgaatgtTTCACCTTGACCTTTAGAAATCACAAGTACTCtattaaaatgttgagaaattgaattaataaacaGTCTGCAAATAATGTCACTGCTCTCTGTGCAAAAACCTTTACTACAACTGTTAAAATGCAGACTTTTAGTTTGTCTTTAACCTTCTGCCCCTCATCTACAATTTGACTTGCAAATGCAGCCTGGGACCATTTGTTTCAGCCTGCTGTAACTAACAACACATGGGAACAGAGACTTCCCCGGACACGCACACAGGTCACGCTGCTTGTTTTTGAACCTCTGGCCAATACATTATGCTCCCTCACACAGCCTTATGCAGCAGCAAGATAAGAGCAAGCGTTCGTTTCCTTCCAGTGTCTCTCATTCAGCAAAAATAAGAGGAAAGAcaccaacacacccacacatccacacaccaacacacacatacagacgcaGGTTCTTTCATGTAAGCTGGCTGATACTGACTGTAACCATCAGAGGCAGTGACTTTGTCGAAGTCATCAagaaaacatttacaacaatttttGTTAAACTCACTCACTGGTCTTATGACTCAACTTGGAAGCACCTGTTCTGGTTCGAAGATTAAAAGATAAATTCAGGGACTTGAGCcgaacacacaacctcacacatgCTTATTCTTTTGGatcaaaaaatgtaatcattacTAAGTAACCTTGTACTGTTTCCTAACACTGAATGGGGGTGGGTGGTTAGCTGTGTAATGCAGTTTAACCTTTCATGACTAGTTGTGCTTGTTAACTGTGCGATCGTGAGATATGTAATGTTCGCAAGGTTTTTTTGCAAACTGACAAGTATTTTACAGCGTTTGTGCAATAATGTCTGATGCAAAGGGGAAAGAAACACACTCACTATCACTgtgccatatataaatatataaattgtgAACAAACTAGGTTTAATTCCACTTTAAGCAGCTGTGCCAAAATGTTAATTCACAGTCAACCGTCCAGAAGCAAATTAGATTCTCTAGTTTTTTCGTTTactaaatcaacacaaacactatAATCTCATGCTTAGTTACAGCTTGTGTAatcatgaaaacattaaaaaacacaaccaggATAACATTTGGACGACTTGGCATCATGTTAGAAAATACGACACATGCTGCACGTGAAGGACAGAAATGTGACCCCGGATACAGGCTCATTGCTTTTatacaaaacatttaatgaCATTTATCCTGCAGACAAAGCACCATATGTCAGGTTGCATAATTCCTCTCAACAAGGCAATGACTGAGCCGAGGTTTTACTCTGCGGCAGATAGATTCAACTAGCATCAGCTTTACAAATACAGATGGTCATAAAACTGACTGGCTCTCTTTACACACAATGTCATCTGACCTCCAATCAGATGACAGCTTTAGGATTCAGGAAAGTCTGATCAAATGGGACACTACATAAAGAGGGATCTTACCAATGGAAAGACACATACACAAGTACAATGGCAGAGCTCATTTGGGTTGGCCTTTACACCCCCGCAATAAAATTAACTtcagcatacacacacaaactataaGCATCAGAGCAAATGTATAATAAAAATGGAGTGACCTCTTTGACTCATTATCATGCACAAAACTCAATAAACACAGGGCCAACCCTCTGG encodes the following:
- the stx3b gene encoding syntaxin 3b, whose translation is MKDRLEQLKATCDQDDEDVEIAVDNAAFMDEFFSQIEDIRNSIDKIDDNVAEVKKLFSVILSAPTSEQKTQDELEAITNDIKKMANNARNKLKTIERNLESEEQERVSADMRIRKSQHAVLSRKFVEVMTKYNEAQVDFRERSKGRIKRQLEITGKQTTDDELDEMLESGNSAVFTAGIVDSGISKQALSEIESRHKDIVRLESSIKELHDMFVDIAMLVESQGDIVDNIEQNVSKSQDHITVAKEQTKKAVRYQTKARKKMIIIAVVVAILLAVLALIIGLSVGLK